The genomic DNA NNNNNNNNNNNNNNNNNNNNNNNNNNNNNNNNNNNNNNNNNNNNNNNNNNNNNNNNNNNNNNNNNNNNNNNNNNNNNNNNNNNNNNNNNNNNNNNNNNNNNNNNNNNNNNNNNNNNNNNNNNNNNNNNNNNNNNNNNNNNNNNNNNNNNNNNNNNNNNNNNNNNNNNNNNNNNNNNNNNNNNNNNNNNNNNNNNNNNNNNNNNNNNNNNNNNNNNNNNNNNNNNNNNNNNNNNNNNNNNNNNNNNNNNNNNNNNNNNNNNNNNNNNNNNNNNNNNNNNNNNNNNNNNNNNNNNNNNNNNNNNNNNNNNNNNNNNNNNNNNNNNNNNNNNNNNNNNNNNNNNNNNNNNNNNNNNNNNNNNNNNNNNNNNNNNNNNNNNNNNNNNNNNNNNNNNNNNNNNNNNNNNNNNNNNNNNNNNNNNNNNNNNNNNNNNNNNNNNNNNNNNNNNNNNNNNNNNNNNNNNNNNNNNNNNNNNNNNNNNNNNNNNNNNNNNNNNNNNNNNNNNNNNNNNNNNNNNNNNNNTTTAAGTGTATCACAAAGCATTTCAGAGTTAGCCGATATGGTAGATGACAGGTGTAATAATTATTAacgataatatttttttcaaccctcagctttaagaaaaataaatggctAACTATTTTGGaatacagaaaacaaatcaaactggGAAACCTGTGtcggaaaaaaaatggaaatcctatttgacaaagaaagaaaaaagagctaaacccaaacaaatgtaaatgtgtcaAGATAGACATTAAAGTGTTTATAAGGATATAGAAGTAAAAAACTACTTTCTTAATAGTTGTTTGCACAAATTACTGGTGTGAATAAGaaaccttgtttttatttcttcaagtCCCTAGAGGCTCTGTATTTGTTTATGTTGGAGACTAACAGTAAATTTAAATTAGTAGTTTaaatcaatatgaaaaaaaaagcttaaagtgaTTGACGACAAGCATagcaaacagatttttatttgggACCTTTATCCTCTTGCCTATCAAAAATCAGCTGAATCTGCTGTAATTCACCAGTTTAATAACATGTAATGGGGAAAGTATTACCCAACATTTATTGTCACTGCCTTAATGtgcttatttatattttaataagtaCTATAGTACTGTAATATATTAAATTTGGAATGAGCTATTCCctaaatttgttatattttttgtactGCATTTTGTCGCCACCTAGTTGCGGAAATGGCGGGCTTTGTGAGGAAATGACGTCACAGAAGCGCGACTGTAAAACTGACATAAATCCTCTTGTTGCTTTGCttgtttgatgtgtttttgaaatAAGATACCGGGTTGGTGTTCTGCTGCACCGCGAAAGGAGCCTGAACCAGACGTTCAAGTCGAAAACAGTCGGAAGACTTTCTCCGTCAAAGCCCAGAGATAGCAGTAGGCGAACTAGCTGTGAGGAGACGAAAGAGGATTTCAAATTCTGGATTCTGAAGACTCCAGTATTCTGTTAACCGAGAAGAGGCTACTAGTCTGTTGCCACACCGGAATattcttcctttgtttttatttattaattattttaccTAGTTCTTCATTCCCTTCTCCTTTGTGTTGCTCCGCCGGCTCATGGCGGCCTCCCTGCCCCAGAAGCCGGGCATGGCAGGGATGCCCCCCGGCGCCTCGGTGGCCCCGGGCCAGCAGCCTCCACAGGGAGCTCTCCGAGAGATCTCCCCGGTGTTCCTGTGCAGGATCGGACAGGAGACCGTGCAGGACATCGTCACGCGCACCATGGAGATCTTTCAGATCACGCGGGCCACACAGGTAACCCGCGTAcgagcaaaacaaccacaaaaaagcaacatactttaagtcattttaattatttacaggaccataataataataactaaactCTCTAAATTGAGATTAAAACCGTTTGTCAACAGTAGTAATgtgtattaaaaatataatctgtGCGCGTGCTTCCCGCCACTAGATATCCTTTGATCTGAATTTCAGttacctgttaaaaaaaatccttaggGAACTTCAGTCattcgtttgtttgttttttgaccaaaagtgtttgcaattttattttgttaaaattctgTAAGTNNNNNNNNNNNNNNNNNNNNNNNNNNNNNNNNNNNNNNNNNNNNNNNNNNNNNNNNNNNNNNNNNNNNNNNNNNNNNNNNNNNNNNNNNNNNNNNNNNNNNNNNNNNNNNNNNNNNNNNNNNNNNNNNNNNNNNNNNNNNNNNNNNNNNNNNNNNNNNNNNNNNNNNNNNNNNNNNNNNNNNNNNNNNNNNNNNNNNNNNNNNNNNNNNNNNNNNNNNNNNNNNNNNNNNNNNNNNNNNNNNNNNNNNNNNNNNNNNNNNNNNNNNNNNNNNNNNNNNNNNNNNNNNNNNNNNNNNNNNNNNNNNNNNNNNNNNNNNNNNNNNNNNNNNNNNNNNNNNNNNNNNNNNNNNNNNNNNNNNNNNNNNNNNNNNNNNNNNNNNNNNNNNNNNNNNNNNNNNNNNNNNNNNNNNNNNNNNNNNNNNNNNNNNNNNNNNNNNNNNNNNNNNNNNNNNNNNNNNNNNNNNNNNNNNNNNNNNNNNNNNNNNNNNNNNNNNNNNNNNNNNNNNNNNNNNNNNNNNNNNNNNNNNNNNNNNNNNNNNNNNNNNNNNNNNNNNNNNNNNNNNNNNNNNNNNNNNNNNNNNNNNNNNNNNNNNNNNNNNNNNNNNNNNNNNNNNNNNNNNNNNNNNNNNNNNNNNNNNNNNNNNNNNNNNNNNNNNNNNNNNNNNNNNNNNNNNNNNNNNNNNNNNNNNNNNNNNNNNNNNNNNNNNNNNNNNNNNNNNNNNNNNNNNNNNNNNNNNNNNNNNNNNNNNNNNNNNNNNNNNNNNNNNNNNNNNNNNNNNNNNNNNNNNNNNNNNNNNNNNNNNNTTTAGCTTTTTTTCGCTTTGATGTACTGTTGTGActttgattttgctgtttttaaatctttttgggtttttttgtctgtgattcAGCTGCCAAACGGTGTGACCCAGAGCCACGCCATGTACCAGGATCGCTTCGGGAAGCTACAGGAGCACCTCCGCCAGCTGGCCCTGCTCTTCCGGAAGCTTCGCCTGCTGTACGAGCGCTGCGTGGAGATGACCTCTGACTTGCAGGAGGAGCCGGCAGAGGTGAGGCGGGAGTCGTGGTTACAGTTTGGTGAAGGGGAGAACTCTGTGACGACCCTGTCTGCGTCGTCTTTGCAGCTTGTGCCGTACGTAGGAGAGGACCTCGTTTCTGTTCGGGTGGAGCCCTGCAGCCCGGCTGTCAGCCAGGAGAGACAGGAGGTCCTGGAGGTGGGTGCTGTTGCTGCGCCAAGCTTTGACACTTCAAAAACTGATCTAAAGTCTAATTTTCACAAttgaagaa from Oryzias melastigma strain HK-1 unplaced genomic scaffold, ASM292280v2 sc01630, whole genome shotgun sequence includes the following:
- the LOC112138707 gene encoding mediator of RNA polymerase II transcription subunit 30, translating into MAASLPQKPGMAGMPPGASVAPGQQPPQGALREISPVFLCRIGQETVQDIVTRTMEIFQITRATQLPNGVTQSHAMYQDRFGKLQEHLRQLALLFRKLRLLYERCVEMTSDLQEEPAELVPYVGEDLVSVRVEPCSPAVSQERQEVLEKVRQKNQEMKVLMDQMRNLLWDVNAMLTLRK